ATCCGGCTCCGTCAAACAGTAGGCCGCTTTCCACTCACCGGAAGCCAGTTTGGGCAAATATTTCGCCTTTTGCTCTTCATTCCCGTAGTAAACGATTGGCAAGGTACCGATGCCCGTGTGGGCCGACAGTGCCACGGAAAACGAATGCCCGGCCCCCGTTACTTCGGTTACGAGCATCGACGTATTGAAGTTCATGCCAAAACCACCGAACTCTTCGGGCACCGAGGTTCCCAGCAAACCAAGTTCACCGGCTTTATCCATCAGGGAAGCGATCAATTCCGGCGATTTCGCGTGGTCGATTTCGTCCAGGCGGGGCCAGATTTCACGTTCCAGAAATTCGCGGCATGTAGCGGCAATCATTTGTTGCTCTTCCGAGAACTCTTCAGGGATAAACACCTGCGATGCGGCCGTTTCCTTGATTAGAAACTCACCACCTTTGATCGTTGCTTTATGTTCCGTAGCAATCATGATGTGTAGGTCGAATTGGGTTTTTCCAGGCTGAAATTGATTCTTTCTCTGTTCAACAAATGTAAAAAATGTGTATATAGTATGCAAGCATACGAAATCAAAAAATTACGTTAACAGGCTGTTCAACGCTTTACATTTTCGTGTTTTAAGGCTCTTTCTGTCTTTGGTTTGTTCCAGCCGTTTCTCCCGTATTTCTCACTGATTCTAGGTAGTACTCAAAATATTTATATATTTGCTTGTACACGTATATTTTAACTGTATATTCGTTTGCATTTGTATACGAACAATTTGGAACATGACCCGGAAAAACACGTTTAAACAAGCGCTGTTTACGCATTTCCTGAATTCTATACCCATAAAATGGGCGTTTTTAGCAAGTTTAATCTTTCTTTTTCATGCCCAGTTCATCCGGGCGCAGGGCGTCCCCCGAATCGGAAATCACCTGGAATTTGCCGGTATAACCATCCATCTAACCGAAACGACCCAGCATCTGGTGCAGCAGGAAGCCGAGCTGCTTTACGTTAACCGCGCGCTGGTTACTTCGCGACTGGAGCGAATGAATCTTTACCTGCCCATTATCAAGCCTTTGCTTGCCCAGCATGGCCTATCCGACGATTTCCTGTTCCTGGCTCTTGATGAGTCAGGCTCGGCAGCAACGCAGGCCCCTCTGCCTTTCTGGGCCTTTAATCAGCTAACTCATCAAAGCCTCCGGGTGGATGCGCACGTTGACGAGCGGCTGCATCCGGTGCGGGCCACGCTGGCGGCCATTACGCGCTTAAAACGGCTTTACGGCCAACAAGCAAACTGGATAGCAGCACTTCATCGGTACGGTCAGATGCCGGGCTCTGACACCACCGGGCTTACCAAAAAGGAACTGATGGATGGCAAAACGTACGCCCTGACCGACTCCCGCGATGCACTTTTGATTCGGCTGCTGGCGTCGAAAATTGTTCTGGAGCGAGCCTTGTCGGTCTACCACCCCCAGAAGCAGATTGCCTTGTTTCCGTATGAGGAAACAAGAGGAAAACGCCTGTCGCAGATTGCCAGCTACTGCCAGGTCAGCGAAGCTGCCGTTTCGGCATACAACTCGTGGCTGAAGGCTACCACCGTGCCCGAAAATGAAGACTACACGGTTTACGTCCCGGTTTCGCTCGAGCAATATGCCGAGTTGAAACAAAAAACGGGGCGCCTGGAAGAAAGTCCGGTGGTTTTGGGGGATGCCGGTTTTCCGGTTTTGCGAAAAGATTCAGCCAATTCCCAGGAGCAGGGCAATCCGTTTTACTGGATCAACGGAAAAAAAGGGATTCAGGCCCGGCTGTTTGACAACCGGATCACGCTAGCTTACCGGGGCAAACTCAAAGTCCGGAAGTTCGAACAGTACAACGACTTGCAGGGGGATCGCCCGGTGGTGCCGGGAGAAATTTATTACCTGCGAAAAAAGAGCAAAAGGGCCGCCGTCCCGTTTCATGTGGTTCGGCGCGGGCAATCGCTCTGGGCCATTGCGCAGCAGTACGGTATTCAGCTCCGGAAACTGGTTAACTATAATGACATCAATCCGGAGCAGCAACCCGCCGTAGCCCGGATTTTATGGTTGCAACGGAAACGCCCAGCTACCGTGCCGATTGAATACTACCGATCGCCCAAACAGCCCGGCGAACCTCAGCCGATCAGCAACACCGAGCCGGTTCTGGCCGTTACGCAGCCGGATTGGAATGCAAACAAGTCGATCGGGGCGGAAGCTGGTCGGCTTGTTAACTCCGGGCAGCCCTTGGTTACACCCAGCAAAACAACCCTGACTTCGTTAGATAGCCTGATTGCTGCGCTCAACAAGCCCGACATTCCTCCATTTCGTTCAGGAGCAACCAAGATGATTCAACCCGCTAGGGCAGCAGAACCCGCCGTTTCGGAGAAAAAAACCGCTGAAACACCGGAAGAAGTAAGTGGGCCGCTGATTATACATACGGTCGAGAGAATGGACACGTACGCCACCGTGGCCCGAAAATACGGTGTGACCGTCCAGGAATTATACGTCTGGAACAATTTATCCGCCGGGAAACCCCTGCGCGTGGGCCAGTCGTTGCTGATTGATCGGGCAATGACGCCCGTTAAAACCGGAATCGTGCCACTCGCGGCCAGACCGGGCACCGTAAAACCACCGATTGCGAAACGAGCAGGAGCCCCTTGGTCGAAATCTACGGCGGTAACATCACCGGTTACCAAACCTGTCGCAGCGCCAACATCCGCTCACTCAGTCACCGAAATCATTCATGTTGTGCAAGCGGGTGAGAACATGTACCGGATTGGCTTACGGTATAAAGTAAAGCCAACCCAAATTCAGCAGTGGAATAATTTACCGGATCTGACGGCGGTTGTTGGTGCGCGGCTGGTCATTCGAAAATAGAGAAGGGAACCGGTGGGGTCCCCTTCTGGTTAAAGCCGTTCGAAAATACCGGCGACGCCCTGCCCACCGCCGACGCAGGCCGACACCAGACCGTATTTCTGATTCTGACGTTCCATTTCGTTCAGGAGCTGCACCGACAAGCGGGCCCCCGTCGAACCCAGCGCGTGGCCTAACGCAATAGCACCACCGTTCGGGTTAATTTTGCTGCGATCCAGACCGAGTTCCTGAATAACGGCCAGTGACTGGGCGGCAAAGGCTTCGTTGAGTTCGATCTGGTCAATATCATCCCGCTTCAACCCGGCTTTTTTCAGTGCCAGCGGAATCGCATTAACCGGTCCGATCCCCATGATGCGCGGTTCCACCCCGGCGGCCGCGTACGACATCATCCGGGCCTTGGGTTTCAGCCCCAATTCGTTCACCAATTGTTCGGACATGACAATCACAAACGCGGCTCCGTCGGAGGTTTGCGAGGAATTTCCGGCCGTCACCGAACCGCCAGCGGCAAACACCGGTTTAAGCTTCGTCAAGGCTTCAACGCTCGTGTCCGCGCGCGGGCCTTCGTCCTGATTGACGGTCCATTCGCGGGTTTTCTTCTTGCCCGCATCCGCGTCGAAATAAGTTTCTTTTACCGTGATTGGCACGATTTCGTCCTTAAATTTTCCGCTTGCCTGAGCCGCCAGTGCTTTTTGGTGCGATTGATACGCGAATTCATCCTGCGCTTCCCGGCTGATCTTAAACTGATCGGCTACCTGCTCGGCGGTCAGTCCCATGCCGATGTAATAATCCGGATGTTTCTGCGCAATTTCAAAGTTGAGGGCGGTTTTCCAGCCCATCACCGGCACCAGCGACATCGACTCGGTTCCTCCGGCAATGATGCAGTCGGCCAGCCCGGCGTGGATTTTAGCCGACGCAATGGCGATGGCTTCCAGGCCCGATCCGCAATACCGGTTGATGGTCATGCCCGGCACACTGTTGGGCAGCGATAGCAGGGCCACGTAACGGGCAATCTGCATGCCCTGCTCGGCTTCGGGCACAGCGTTCCCAACGATCAGGTCGTCCACGCGGGCGGGATCGAAATCCGGTACTTGCGCCAGTAAATGCTTGATGACTTCTGCCGCCATGTCGTCCGGGCGGGTGAGTCGTAATCCTCCGCGGGGTGCCTTCCCGACGGCGGTTCTATATCCAGCTACAATGTATGCGTCCATGTTTGACTCTGTCTTTTATGACGAAAAACAAATTTTACTCCTTGTATAATTCAACAAAACGGTACGTTAGAATCTTTCCGTCAGCGGTTAGCAATGGTAAATTTTTCACGCGTGAAGTAGCAACGATTAGCTGATCCGCCGGATCGTTATGAAACTCCCCGGGTAGATTACAGGCATCCAAAATAATTGAACGTTCCAACGGAATGACGGTAATACCCGAATAGTCAATCGCATTGGTCAGCCAACCGGATACAGATTCTGATAAGTCAATTCTATTTTTCTCTACCAACTTGGCTAATTCCCAACAGGAAATAGCATTAATAAAAATATCCGACGGAGGCAAACCATCGAGGAACTGAAGCGTAGTTGGCTTCAACCGTTCCGGTGCCTGAATCCACCAAATCCAAATATGTGTATCTAACAGAATCATTTACAGTCATTGAGCGGCTTCCCAATCCGATGCATCAGTGGCCTGCCCAAACGGATCGTCATACCGCAGCGGCTTACCCCGAAGTGGAAAGCGGACTTCATTGGTGGGTAGGTCTTCCGACTCATCTTCCAAAATAATTACTTCTACTTTTCTACCTTTTTTTAAAGGCAGATTACGTAAAAGCAATTCATGATTCTGGGTTAACTCCGTTCGAATCCGTATGGCATTCATAGTTTCAACTGTGTTTTCGCTTTGAAAATACCGTTTGATAGAATGATAAAGGAATGTCTCGCGTCTAGGATATCAATTTCTCGGTGGCTTACCTCCCTGCAATAATCCCTGCATCCGTTCCAGCGTCTTTTTCTCGCCGGTTAGCGATAAAAAGGCTTCCCGTTCCAAGTCGATCAGGTATTGTTCGCTAACGGTTTGCGGGGTGCTCAAATCGCCCCCACAAATCACATAAGCCAGTTTTTCGGCAATCTTCTGGTCGTGTTCGGAAATATAACGGCCCATGCGCATGGCCGTAATCCCAGCTTTAAACAACGCAATACCGGTTTTTCCCTGCACCTTGATGTCCTTACGCGGTTTCGGCTGCGTATAGCCGTTTTCGGCCAATTCGATGGCAACCTGCTTGGCTTCGGCGATCAGACGGTTACGGTTCAGCACAATCTGAGCCGTGGGCAGCAGGTAATTCATCTCGCGGGCTTCCTGCGCGGAAGTCGACACCTTGGCCGTGGCAATGTTCATGAACGTGCTTTGCAGAATGTTCAGTTCCGGGTCGCCCGTCTGGTAGAGATCGCTGGCGCGGGCGGCCATCTCCTTTGTTCCGCCCCCCGCCGGAATCAGTCCAACACCCACTTCCACCAGCCCCATGTATAGCTCCGAATGCGCCACCACGCGGTCGCAGTGCAGATTAAGCTCGCAGCCTCCACCGAGTGCCAGCGAATGAGGAGCACCCACCACCGGAATGGCCGAATACCGCGCCCGCAGCATGGTTTGCTGGAACTGCGCAATCATCAGGTTAATCTCATCAAATTCCTGCTCGATGGCAAACATAAACAAAGTCGCCAGGTTGGCACCCGCCGAGAACGCTTCCGCCGATTCATTACCGATGACCAGCCCCCGAAACTCTTTCTCGCCCAGACTGATGGCCTTATTGATGCCTTCAATTACCTCGGCGCCCATCGTGTTCATCTTGCTCCGAAATTCCAGGTTCAGAATACCGTCGCCCAGATCGTAGAGGACCGAACCGGCGTTTTTCCAAACGACATTATCCGAGAAATTCTCCAGCAATATGAACTGCTCCGTGCCCGGAACGGCTTGGTAACTCTTCGTGGGAATATCATAGTATTTCCGAACCCCGCCCTCCACTTTATAGAAGCTCTCAAAACCCGCTTCGAGCATGTCGTACACCCACCGCGCCGGTTTTTGTTCCATCGACTCGATCAGCTCAATGCCTTTGCGGACTCCAATGGCGTCCCAAGTTTCAAACAAGCCCAGTTGCCAGCCAAAACCGGCGGTGATGGCAGCATCGATGCGATACAGTTCATCGGCCACTTCGGGAATGCGGTAGCTGGCGTAGCGGAACTGATCGGCGAACGTCCTGCGGTAAAACTCCCCGGCCTGATCCTGACCCGCCAGCAGGATCGAAAACCGTTTTTTCAGGTTATCAATGCTCTTGGTGCCTTCCAACGTCGCGAATTTGACCTTCTGCGACGGCTTGTACTCGAACGTTTTCAGATCAAGGGCCAGAATGACCGACTGGCCTTTTTCGTCCTTGATTTTCTTATAAAATCCCTGACCGGTCTTGTCGCCCAGCCACTTATTTTCCGTCAACTTCTGAATCACCGGCGGCAGCTGAAAACCGTCTTTCGATTCGTCGTCCTTCAGCGCTTTCAGCAGATTGCTGGCCACGTTGACCGTCGTGTCCAGCCCGACTACATCCGATAGCCGGAACGTTCCCGATTTCGGGCGACCTACCACCGGGCCTGTCAGCTTGTCAACCTCTTCCACCGTCAGCCCCATTTCTTCGGCCACCCGGATGGTTTGAATCATGGCGTAGATACCCAGCCGGTTGGCGATGAACGCGGGCGTGTCCTTGCACAAAACCGTTGTTTTCCCCAGGTATAAATCGCCGTACTTCATCAGGAAATCGATGATGGCTGGGTCGGTATCCGGGCCGGGAATGATTTCGAGCAGCCGCAGGTAACGGGGCGGATTGAAGAAGTGTGTGCCGCAGAAATTCCGCCGAAAATCCTCGCTCCGGCCTTCGGTCAGCAGGTGCATCGGAATGCCGGAGGTATTGGATGTAATCAGCGTACCCGGTTTACGGTATTGCTCCACCCGTTCGTACAGCGACCGTTTGATGTCCAGCCGCTCCACCACCACCTCAATGATCCAGTCGTACTTACCAATATCCTGCAGATTATCGTCGAAACTACCGAGCGTAATCCGGCTGGCAAACTTCGGGCTGTACAGAGCCGCCGGGCTGGCTTTCAGCAGATTCTGAAAAGCATCGTTCACGATTCGATTGCGAACGGCCGGTTTATCGAGCGTCAGCCCTTTGGCTTCCTCGGCGGGTGTCAGGGCATTGGGAACGATGTCCAGCAGCAAGACTTCGACGCCGATGTTGGCGAAATGGGCAGCAATCCGCGAGCCCATAATTCCGGAACCTAAAACGGCTACCCGGCGAATGCTACGGTTTCTGGCGGCCGAAGCCCGGCCTTCTAAGTGTGGTTTTGAAAGGGTTGTTTGCATAGCGTTTGGGAAAATCTAAACGGGTACCGGGCCGACTCCATCGGTCGCCCGCGCCTTTGTGGAATCGGCTTAAGCTGCGGGAAGGCCGTTAACTCCGTCTTATTCGGGACTACTCCCGTTGAAACAGTTATTTGAGTAATCTCAGGCTCGATTACTTCATCAATAATTCATCGATTGCGTTGGCCTTTAGCTTGGCGTTTTCGTCGTCAACCAACCGATTGATTTCTTTCATGACATCGAAGAAAACGACTAGTTTTTCGAGCGGAATATTCTCCCGAATGACGTTGTTAAACTGAATAACGCCTTCACGGGCGATTTCACGCTTTTCCTTGCCGGTGTCCGTTAGCAGAATTCGGACAAACCGTTTGTCATTTTCATCGACGACCCGCCGAATCCAGCCGCGCTCCTCCAGGCTCTTTAGCATCCGGACAAGGCTGCGGGGTTCCATGCCCAGCAACGGGCCGATTTTTGTAGCCGGGGTTCCCTGCTCGAGATCGATATTCAGCAGCACAAAACCAATGGCCATCGTCATATCGTAACGGGCTGCGTAAGCGTTGTACATGCGCGAAATGGCGTGCCAACCCGTTTTAATGTGAAAGTCGACGGTTTTCTCCTTCTTCATTGCCGTATAATTCCTTCTGAAAGAGTAAGGAATGTAAAGCTACACTATTTAGAAGGTATTATGCAAGCATACTGTTAAAGAATAAGCGAAAAAATAGCGTCAAAACAAGTGGATTTGGGACAATTCAAAGAAGATTTTCTTATGGCTTACTCTTCGAGCAGGGCGATCGTCCCTTTAGCTCCGACGGCCCAGCACCGGCCGCTTTCGCAGGAAATGGCGTGAAAAGCGGAGTCGTCAATTTTGGTCCAGGTTTTGCCAAAATCATCGGTGTAGCCGGTTCCCGACGGCCCGACGACGACGATCCGTTTGCTCGTCAACCGCCCGACACCTTCCTTCAGGCCGGGCGGGTTGGTCGGCGTTCCGGCCGTCCAGGTCTTGCCCGCATCGGTTGTGACGGCAACGTTTGACCACTCGGCTTTCTCGTTTTTATAATCCCCACCGACGGCCATGCCATTTTCACCCGTAGCATCAAACCAGAGCCCAAAGATTCCGGCCGTCGGCCCGGCCGGGATGGTTGTTTCTGTGACCTGCCAGTTGGCCTCGACCGACGGAGTTGAATAAATTCGCCCCTTGCCCGTACCGCCCGAAGCGATCCAGGCCCGCTGGTAGTTGTAGGTTCTCCACTTGTAGCCGCGTGTGATCAGGCTCGTTCCGCTGGCGGCAAAAGCGGCTTCACCCGGTTGCAGGAGTGGCAGTTTATCCGGCGAAACCCGCTTCCAGGTTTTGCCGCCGTTTGTGGTAGCCAGAATATACCAGGTGCCTCCGACCGGATCGCTGAATACCAGACCTTCCCACCGGTTCCAGAAATCCATCGAATCGAAAAACACCCCGGCCTGTCCGGTCTGGTAAATCAGTTTCCAAGTTTTACCGCCGTTGCTGGTCCGGTACAGCCGGGCCTGGCCTTTTTCGGCGGGTCCGGCCGCCATCAGAATAGCCTCGGTGGCACTGAATGCCTGAACATCGCGGAAGTCGCAGGTTTCCGCTCCGGGTACGGTTCCGGCCTGCCAGGTTTTACCGCCGTCGGTTGTCCGGACAAACGTACCCTTGCTTCCTCCCACCCAGACCACCTTCCGGCTAACCGCGCTGACGGCCCGGAAGTTAGCGTCGGTTCCGCTGGATTGGGGTTGCCATTGGGCAAATAAAACGGACGGAAACAGGAGAAGCCAAAGCAGTTTCATACGGTAAAAGCGCGGTTTTAACTGGGTAAAATAGCAATACAGAACGATTTCGCAACCCAGACTGTCAAATGCAGCCTACTTTTGTCAACGGCATTTTCGTGAACGGTTAAGTGTTTTCGCACCGCTTCACGTATGTTTGTCCGGATTGTAACAACAACTAATTGAATCACTCATGAAAAAGATTTTCTCCCTTATCCTTGCTCTCGGCTGGAGTGCCTTGACTTACGCACAGACGCCGGAAAATACGGTTTCTGCCAAAATTAACGGGAAAGAATGGCAGGCCAAAGCCCAACGCTTAAATCTGCCGTTTACGGGCGTCAAGTACCTGGCCATTGCCGGGATGAACGTGAATCCGGATGTGCAAACCTGGATTCGCTTCGTGTACGTCGATCAACTGAAACCCGGAACTTACGAGGTCATTTCGGAAAATGACCGTGAAATGGACAAAAAGGCCAAAGAAGCCAACGGCAACGTCATGTGGGCGTTTGTGGATTATACGGAAGAATCAAAAGGGCTGGGCCACGCCTTCCGCGACGGCGAGTCGTGGAAAGGGACGGTAACGATCACCAGCGTCACGGACAACAGCATCGAAGGAACGTTTGAAGCCACCCTGAAAGAAGTGAATTATAAAAAGCGGGCGCTGGCAACGGTTTCCGGCTTCGGGCTGCGGCAAAACCTGGAAGACAAAGCCATTACGGCGGCCGGGGGCGGTATGCTGACCAAGTCGGGGCCGCACGATCACGATAACACCAAACGCGTTGAAGGCAGCGGTGAAATCACCATTACGGACGGTAAATTCAAGGTAAGCTGGGGAAAAGAAACCGCCAAGAAAGGTAAGTAAAGTCTATCTGTCCCATATCATGCCCCCGGATCGTTTTCCTGATCCGGGGACTTTGTGTTTTCAGGAGTTTCAAAACCGGTAAAAAGAGCCTGATACGGATGGGTTGGTAAAGGCCAAGCAACCGCACAATTTTGACTTTTCCGCGGATACTGGCTATATTTCAGGCAGAATCTTTGTGATTTTCTTCAGTAATCCTAACCCTCCATTTCGTATGAGTACTTCCCGTCGAGACGTTCTGAAAATGACTGGCATGGCACTGGCCAGCAGCGTTTTGCCTTCTGTAACGATTTTACACCCCCAGCGTTCATTTGCCGGAGTCAACACCGATACCCTCAAAGTGGGGCTGATCGGCTGCGGGGGCCGGGGGTCGGGTGCGGCCGCCCAGGCGCTGAAAGCCGATCCGAATGTCGTTTTACACGCCGTTGCTGACATCTTCAAGGATAAATTAGAAGACTCGTTAACAAATTTGCGGAAAGTCCACGGTG
This Larkinella insperata DNA region includes the following protein-coding sequences:
- a CDS encoding 3-hydroxyacyl-CoA dehydrogenase/enoyl-CoA hydratase family protein, with protein sequence MQTTLSKPHLEGRASAARNRSIRRVAVLGSGIMGSRIAAHFANIGVEVLLLDIVPNALTPAEEAKGLTLDKPAVRNRIVNDAFQNLLKASPAALYSPKFASRITLGSFDDNLQDIGKYDWIIEVVVERLDIKRSLYERVEQYRKPGTLITSNTSGIPMHLLTEGRSEDFRRNFCGTHFFNPPRYLRLLEIIPGPDTDPAIIDFLMKYGDLYLGKTTVLCKDTPAFIANRLGIYAMIQTIRVAEEMGLTVEEVDKLTGPVVGRPKSGTFRLSDVVGLDTTVNVASNLLKALKDDESKDGFQLPPVIQKLTENKWLGDKTGQGFYKKIKDEKGQSVILALDLKTFEYKPSQKVKFATLEGTKSIDNLKKRFSILLAGQDQAGEFYRRTFADQFRYASYRIPEVADELYRIDAAITAGFGWQLGLFETWDAIGVRKGIELIESMEQKPARWVYDMLEAGFESFYKVEGGVRKYYDIPTKSYQAVPGTEQFILLENFSDNVVWKNAGSVLYDLGDGILNLEFRSKMNTMGAEVIEGINKAISLGEKEFRGLVIGNESAEAFSAGANLATLFMFAIEQEFDEINLMIAQFQQTMLRARYSAIPVVGAPHSLALGGGCELNLHCDRVVAHSELYMGLVEVGVGLIPAGGGTKEMAARASDLYQTGDPELNILQSTFMNIATAKVSTSAQEAREMNYLLPTAQIVLNRNRLIAEAKQVAIELAENGYTQPKPRKDIKVQGKTGIALFKAGITAMRMGRYISEHDQKIAEKLAYVICGGDLSTPQTVSEQYLIDLEREAFLSLTGEKKTLERMQGLLQGGKPPRN
- a CDS encoding LysM peptidoglycan-binding domain-containing protein, with product MTRKNTFKQALFTHFLNSIPIKWAFLASLIFLFHAQFIRAQGVPRIGNHLEFAGITIHLTETTQHLVQQEAELLYVNRALVTSRLERMNLYLPIIKPLLAQHGLSDDFLFLALDESGSAATQAPLPFWAFNQLTHQSLRVDAHVDERLHPVRATLAAITRLKRLYGQQANWIAALHRYGQMPGSDTTGLTKKELMDGKTYALTDSRDALLIRLLASKIVLERALSVYHPQKQIALFPYEETRGKRLSQIASYCQVSEAAVSAYNSWLKATTVPENEDYTVYVPVSLEQYAELKQKTGRLEESPVVLGDAGFPVLRKDSANSQEQGNPFYWINGKKGIQARLFDNRITLAYRGKLKVRKFEQYNDLQGDRPVVPGEIYYLRKKSKRAAVPFHVVRRGQSLWAIAQQYGIQLRKLVNYNDINPEQQPAVARILWLQRKRPATVPIEYYRSPKQPGEPQPISNTEPVLAVTQPDWNANKSIGAEAGRLVNSGQPLVTPSKTTLTSLDSLIAALNKPDIPPFRSGATKMIQPARAAEPAVSEKKTAETPEEVSGPLIIHTVERMDTYATVARKYGVTVQELYVWNNLSAGKPLRVGQSLLIDRAMTPVKTGIVPLAARPGTVKPPIAKRAGAPWSKSTAVTSPVTKPVAAPTSAHSVTEIIHVVQAGENMYRIGLRYKVKPTQIQQWNNLPDLTAVVGARLVIRK
- a CDS encoding type II toxin-antitoxin system VapC family toxin, encoding MILLDTHIWIWWIQAPERLKPTTLQFLDGLPPSDIFINAISCWELAKLVEKNRIDLSESVSGWLTNAIDYSGITVIPLERSIILDACNLPGEFHNDPADQLIVATSRVKNLPLLTADGKILTYRFVELYKE
- a CDS encoding WD40/YVTN/BNR-like repeat-containing protein; translated protein: MKLLWLLLFPSVLFAQWQPQSSGTDANFRAVSAVSRKVVWVGGSKGTFVRTTDGGKTWQAGTVPGAETCDFRDVQAFSATEAILMAAGPAEKGQARLYRTSNGGKTWKLIYQTGQAGVFFDSMDFWNRWEGLVFSDPVGGTWYILATTNGGKTWKRVSPDKLPLLQPGEAAFAASGTSLITRGYKWRTYNYQRAWIASGGTGKGRIYSTPSVEANWQVTETTIPAGPTAGIFGLWFDATGENGMAVGGDYKNEKAEWSNVAVTTDAGKTWTAGTPTNPPGLKEGVGRLTSKRIVVVGPSGTGYTDDFGKTWTKIDDSAFHAISCESGRCWAVGAKGTIALLEE
- a CDS encoding acetyl-CoA C-acyltransferase; translated protein: MDAYIVAGYRTAVGKAPRGGLRLTRPDDMAAEVIKHLLAQVPDFDPARVDDLIVGNAVPEAEQGMQIARYVALLSLPNSVPGMTINRYCGSGLEAIAIASAKIHAGLADCIIAGGTESMSLVPVMGWKTALNFEIAQKHPDYYIGMGLTAEQVADQFKISREAQDEFAYQSHQKALAAQASGKFKDEIVPITVKETYFDADAGKKKTREWTVNQDEGPRADTSVEALTKLKPVFAAGGSVTAGNSSQTSDGAAFVIVMSEQLVNELGLKPKARMMSYAAAGVEPRIMGIGPVNAIPLALKKAGLKRDDIDQIELNEAFAAQSLAVIQELGLDRSKINPNGGAIALGHALGSTGARLSVQLLNEMERQNQKYGLVSACVGGGQGVAGIFERL
- a CDS encoding MarR family winged helix-turn-helix transcriptional regulator, which gives rise to MKKEKTVDFHIKTGWHAISRMYNAYAARYDMTMAIGFVLLNIDLEQGTPATKIGPLLGMEPRSLVRMLKSLEERGWIRRVVDENDKRFVRILLTDTGKEKREIAREGVIQFNNVIRENIPLEKLVVFFDVMKEINRLVDDENAKLKANAIDELLMK